ATCAACGCCGCGCTGGCGACGCCGGATTTTCGGCCGCGCGCCCTGTTTGACCGGTTCAACATCGAACTGCTCGCCACCACCGAGGGGCCGACCGATACGCTGGAGTACCACGAGACCATCCGGTCGAGCGGTTGGCAGGGGCGCGTCGTCACCGCCTACCGGCCCGATCCGGTGATCGACCCAGAGCACGAGCAGTTCCAGGGCGCGCTGGCCCGCTTCGCCGAGCTGACCGGCGAGGATGTGTACGACTGGAACGGCTACCTGCGCGCCCACCGCAAGCGGCGCACGGACTTCATCGCCGTGGGCGCCACCTCAACCGACCACGGCCACCCGACCGCTGCCACCGCCAACCTGTCCCCGGCGGAAGCGGAGGCGCTGTTCCGCAAGGTGACGGGCGGCGATTTCACCGCTGCGGAGGCCGAGCTGTTCCGCGCCCAGATGCTCACAGAAATGGCGCGGATGAGCATTGATGACGGGCTGGTGATGCAAATTCACCCCGGCTCCTTCCGCAACCACAACCAGTGGCTGTTCGAGGCTTACGGCCGCGACAAGGGCGCGGATATCCCGACGCGCACCGATTATGTCCGCGCGCTGAAACCGTTGCTCGATGCCTTCGGCAACGACACCCGCCTGTCGGTGATCGTGTTCACGCTGGATGAAACCAGCTACAGCCGCGAACTGGCCCCGCTCGCGGGTCACTATCCCATCCTCAAGCTGGGCCCGGCCTGGTGGTTCCATGACTCGCCGGAGGGGATGCGCCGCTTCCGCGAGCAGACCACCGAGACGGCGGGTTTCTACAACACCGTCGGCTTCAACGACGACACCCGCGCTTTTCTCTCGATCCCGGCCCGCCACGATGTGGCCCGTCGTATCGACTGCGCCTTCCTCGCCCGCCTCGTTGCCGAGCACCGGCTGGAGGAGGACGAGGCGGCGGAACTCGCGGTGGACCTCGCCTACAATCTCCCCAAACGGGCCTACAAGCTCGACGAAGGTCTCTGATCGGGCGGCAAGGTCCGGACGGCTGGCGCGGTGTCGATGGCGGCGATCATGCCATCGCCCAGCCACCGGCCGAGCCAGCCGCCCGCCAGGGCAAGGCCGTCCGTCTCGCCATGCCGCTCGACCACGAGGGCGCAGAGCGCGCCGAAGGTCATGCCGTTGGCCACATGCGCGAGCGCCGCGGCCTCGGCAGAGTCCAGCGTGCGGAAGCGGGGCGTAAAACCGTTGCGCCACACGGCGAGCATTGCCGGGCGCGGCAGCCGTGCGGCGGCCGGCGGCGTTGATCCCCCATTGATCGCGGACCAGATCGCGGCGGCGTTGGTGGTTGCTTGCTCTAGCTGGAAGGTGGGCACAAGCCGCAGCATGGCATTGTCCCAGTCGATGCCGCTCAGCGCCTCTGCGGAAACGGCAGTAGCATCGACTGCTACGAAAATTTCCGCAAGCGCCCGCTCCAGTCGGGCCAACTCAATCACCTCCACGTCGTTCGGGTAAATCCGTGCAAGCGTTTCAGGGAAATCCCGCGCATAGGCGTCGAGTGTCCAGCTGCCGGGCGGCACGTGGTCGATGTGGGTAGCGGCACTCGCCTCGAAGGCGGCGTCGCCGATCCAGGCGCGCACGGTCTGATAGGTCTCGGCAAGGCAGGCCATCAGCTGGCTGCGATAGGTGTTGAGATAAACGGAAAGCCCGTTCGGGCTGCCCAGCCGTGCGGCAGCATCGGCGGATTCTTCCCTAAGCCAGGCGCGAAAGTCGCGTTGCAGATCGCGCAGGCTCATGCCGCGCCCCGCTGGCTTTGTGCAGCGATGCCGCGGGCGATCTCCAGTTCCGCGAGCAGATCGGCAAGTGGCGGAATATCGTCGTCCCGCTCGATCATCGTCGCAACCGGGCCGACCCGCTTGAGCGCGGCGTCATAGAGCGACCACACCGGCGCAGGCACAGGCTTGTCGTGGGTATCGATCAGGAGGTCGCGGCCCTGGCTATGCCCGGCCAGATGGATCTGGCGCACGCGCTGGGCGGGCACGCCGGCGAGATAGGCGAGCGGATCAAACCCGTGGTTCGCGGCGCTGACGTAAATATTGTTCACATCGAGCAGCAGATCGCAGCCGGTGCGCGCGCAGATCGCGTCGAGAAATTCCCATTCCGTCATCGCGGCGTCGGCGAAGGCGATGTAGCTGGATGGATTTTCGAGCAGCAGCGTGCGCCCCAGCATGTCCTGCGCCATGGCGACGTTGGCGCAGACGACATCCAGCGCCTCCTCGGTATAGGGCAGGGGCAACAGATCGTGGGAGTTGAAGCCGTCGATCCGCGTCCAGCAGAGATGATCGGAGATAAACAATGGCTCGACCTCGTCGGCCAGCGTTTTCAGGCGGCGCAGATAATCGCGGTCGATGCCATCGGCGGAGCCCACCGACATGGAGACACCATGCAGCGCAACCGGGTATCGCCTGCGGATGCGACGCAGAATGTCGCGCGGGCGCCCACCCTCCACCATGAAATTCTCCGAGATCACCTCGACGAAATCGACCGGCACCTGATCTTCAAGAAAATCGGCATAGTGGGGCTTGCGTAGGCCAAGGCCGTGAAGCGGGGCTGCGATCATGACGGATATCCCGGATGGGCAAGGCCCGGCCGCCGGAGCGCAGCCGGGCCAGGAAACTTACTTCGGCGCGGTCAGGCTGCCGCCCTGCGCCTCGCAGGCGGCGGCGGTGAGCATCTTGAAGCCCTGCCCCTTGCAATCGTTCATGCCCTTGCAGTCATTATGGGCAGTCTTGCAGTCCGACTGGCCCTTGCAGGCGTTGATGCCATAGCAGTGAACGGTCTGAGCGCCTTCGGCATGCGCGGGCGCAACCGTGGCGGCGCCGGAAAGCGCAACAGCGGCGGCGGTTGCGGCAAGGCTGAGGCCGGAGGATAAGGTCATCATGGATGAAGCTCCTTCAAGAGATCTGCCGGATCGGCCTCTCTCTTACGAAGGGATGCGCTGTCCGGTTACACGCCTACCAGCGCAGCAGTTTCGGGCCCACGAGCGCGCCCAGGGCCGTCGTCAGCACGATGCCGAGGGTGTACCAGGTGAGCACGAACAGGGCCGAGGTTTCCGGGCAGTGCAGGCAATAGATCGCCGCAGCCAGGGCGCCGGCGGCCAGCCCCGCCGTTGCGCCCGCGGCCCGCAGCCGGGTGGGCGCTAGCCACCGGAACGACCAAAGCAGGCCGATAAAGATCGGCAGGGAAAGCCCCAGCACGGTCCATGAGCAAACCATCCAGCTGTGGCCCAGCCACATGTGCGGCCAGTGGCGCATGGGCGTCGCCGCCAACTCGGCGGCGCAGACGCCAACGAGCAGCAGCACAGGCGCCGCCGCCAGCCACAGCCAGCCGAACGATCCGTCGTCAGGCCGGGCGAGCCGCGCAACCCCGATCACGGCGGAAATCCCGAGCGCGATTGTGTAAATCCACTTCAGCCAGAAGGAGTAGCCCTGCATCGCCAGATGCAGATCCGGGCGGATGCCCAGCAGAACAGCCACCAGCACGGTGGTAATCGCGCCTCCGCCCACAAGGCCAAGGGCAATACGCCGGCTGACTGCGTGGCGGCGCACGGCAGGGACGTCCCGCGTCAGCGATTGAATCAGCTGCTCCGTATCCATCCCGCGTTTTTTCATGGATTGCTCCTGATAAGCGCGGCAAGCGCCTTGAGCCCCCGATGAACCGAAACCTTCACGTCGGATTCGCCGATCTGGGCCCCGCTCGCGGCCTCGGCGACGCTCAGGCCATCGATATGCGTATCGCGTATCGCGCGCGCCTGCTTCGGTGACAGGCTGGCCAGCAGCCGGTCCACATCCAGTCGCGCGGAGGATGCCGCCTCGAAGCCCTCGGTAACCAGAATATCCTCCAGATTTTCAATCGGCACCAAAATCCGGCGTCGGCGGAGATGGTCGATCAGCCTGTAGCGTGCAATCGCATACAGCCACGCCGTGAACGGTCGCTCGCGGTCATAAGTGGCGCGCCGCGTATGGATGGCGATTAATGTCTCCTGCACCAGATCCTCGATATCATCCTCGCCTCCTCGCAGGCGGCGGCGATAGAAGGAGCGTAACAGCGGCACGAGGGCGCGCAGCAGGGCGGCCTGGGCTGCGGCATCGCCATCCAACCCGCCGATCATCCATGCCTGTAGCTGTTCCTCGCTTTCGCGCATTCGCTCTCCCGAACGGGGCTTACGCAATAGACAGGCAACCGGTTACACGCGCCGCGCATTGCCCCTCGAAAAAATGCGGCACGCCACTGTAACCGGCAAACGCTGCGCTGCGTAGGGCCAATCGTGACCCGACATGCCGTCTCCCAAGAAGGGGCACCATGCGCCAGCCGCCTGTTTTCAGTTCAGATGCATGGGAGACGAGAAAAGAGGATCTGCCTATGACCGCAACTCCCGCAGCCATTGCTGCCGCTCTCGCCCTCGCGCTTGCCGCGGGCGCCGCAGAAGCAGCTGAGAAAAACACCCAGCCGATGGAGAAATGCTATGGCATTGCGCTCGCCGGCCAAAACGATTGCAAGGCGGGTGCGGGCACGAGTTGCGCCGGTAGCTCGAAGGTGGATTACCAGGGCAACGCCTGGAAGCTCGTGAAGGCTGGCACCTGCGTCAAGATCAAGACGCCAAAGGGCAACGGCTCCCTCACGCCCAAGGCATAATCTGCGCCCGGCCCGCCCCTGCCGCCCTCCCTTGATGCAGGGAGGCGGGCCGGCGCTTTTTGCAGGAGAGGCGACCCATGCCCTCGCTGATTTCCCTGTACCGCCGCGCAGGCGCGTGGGCGGGTCGATTGATGCCGGATGCCCTGTTGCTGCTCATTGCCCGGCTGGGCATAGCCGCGATCTTCTTCCTGTCCGGCCGTACCAAGGTGGAAGGCGTGCTGACCATTACCGATTCCACCTACGCACTGTTCAGCAGTGAATATGCGCTTCCCTTCCTGGCGCCAGAAACTGCGGCTTATGTGACGACCTATTCCGAGCACTTGTTTCCCATCCTGCTGGCGCTCGGGCTGTTCACCCGGCCAGCGGCGGCAGCTCTTCTCGTCATGACGGCAGTGATCGAAATTTTCGTCTATCCCGATGCCTGGGCAACGCACCTCAGTTGGGCAGGGCTGCTGCTTCTCCTTATTGCCCGCGGTGGCGGGGCATGGTCGCTTGACCGGTTGCTGGATCGTTGAGCGCCCTTTGTCTGCTCAATCGTCTCCGCCGCTTGATCGTGCGTTGTGAACGCCGCCTCGATATTTACATGGCTCTCGCCACCTTTGGATGCACGCTTACCAGCCTCAACCAGATCAGAAAATCTGGTGGAATGTTCTAAAGCGTTTCCAGCAGCGCAATCAGCTCCTGCCGCATCCGGCGCAATTCTGTCCGGTGGATGGCGGACAGCGACGTGAGCAGCGCATTGGCCTGGTCCGTTAACGCCAGCACGACCTGCCGGCGATCCTGCGGCGCGGGTTGCCGGGCCACCAGACCGTGCTGCACCAGCCGATTGGCCAGGCCCGTCGCGCTGTGCGGGCGCAGCATCAGCCGCTCGGCGAGGGCACCGACCGTCAGCCCCTGATCTCCTGCCGCGCGGATGGCCAGCAGCGCCTGATGCTGCTGGGGCGTCAGGCCGGCATCCTCCGCCGCCTGTTCACTGAAGCAGAGAAACCGCCGCAGCGCATGGCGAAGATCAGCCAGGACCCGATAATCCGCATCCGTCAGGGGGCGGGCATCCTGTCTCTGTTCGCGCATTTTCTTCCTCTCCCCAACGGATCTCCAACGGAACGACGATTGATTTATATCGCATTACGATATATCTGCCCGGCGGACCCATCTCCAGCAGGAACCGGAAAACGTGACACGTCAGGCCCCCCAACCCCGCTCCGTTATGCCCAATGTCCGCCTTGCCGACCATAGCGCAGACCAGCGCATGATCCTGCTGGCCGCAATGGCGCTGGTGGTGGGCACAGGCGGTACCCTGGCCGCCTGGGTGCTCTTGAAGCTCATCGCGCTGGTCACCAATCTGGCCTGGCATGGGCGCTTTTCGGTTGCGGAGGCGGATCTGGCATCCCTGGCGGCAAGCCCCATGATTCTGGCGGTGCCGGTGATCGGCAGCCTGATTATCGGCCTGATGGCCCGGTTCGGTTCAGAGAAGATTCGCGGCCATGGTATTCCCGAGGCCATCGAGGCCATTCTCTATGGCCAGAGCCGC
The window above is part of the Pedomonas mirosovicensis genome. Proteins encoded here:
- a CDS encoding BufA1 family periplasmic bufferin-type metallophore, producing MTATPAAIAAALALALAAGAAEAAEKNTQPMEKCYGIALAGQNDCKAGAGTSCAGSSKVDYQGNAWKLVKAGTCVKIKTPKGNGSLTPKA
- a CDS encoding DoxX family protein, with the protein product MPSLISLYRRAGAWAGRLMPDALLLLIARLGIAAIFFLSGRTKVEGVLTITDSTYALFSSEYALPFLAPETAAYVTTYSEHLFPILLALGLFTRPAAAALLVMTAVIEIFVYPDAWATHLSWAGLLLLLIARGGGAWSLDRLLDR
- the bufB gene encoding MNIO family bufferin maturase, translating into MIAAPLHGLGLRKPHYADFLEDQVPVDFVEVISENFMVEGGRPRDILRRIRRRYPVALHGVSMSVGSADGIDRDYLRRLKTLADEVEPLFISDHLCWTRIDGFNSHDLLPLPYTEEALDVVCANVAMAQDMLGRTLLLENPSSYIAFADAAMTEWEFLDAICARTGCDLLLDVNNIYVSAANHGFDPLAYLAGVPAQRVRQIHLAGHSQGRDLLIDTHDKPVPAPVWSLYDAALKRVGPVATMIERDDDIPPLADLLAELEIARGIAAQSQRGAA
- a CDS encoding HvfC/BufC N-terminal domain-containing protein, whose translation is MSLRDLQRDFRAWLREESADAAARLGSPNGLSVYLNTYRSQLMACLAETYQTVRAWIGDAAFEASAATHIDHVPPGSWTLDAYARDFPETLARIYPNDVEVIELARLERALAEIFVAVDATAVSAEALSGIDWDNAMLRLVPTFQLEQATTNAAAIWSAINGGSTPPAAARLPRPAMLAVWRNGFTPRFRTLDSAEAAALAHVANGMTFGALCALVVERHGETDGLALAGGWLGRWLGDGMIAAIDTAPAVRTLPPDQRPSSSL
- a CDS encoding sigma-70 family RNA polymerase sigma factor, with protein sequence MRESEEQLQAWMIGGLDGDAAAQAALLRALVPLLRSFYRRRLRGGEDDIEDLVQETLIAIHTRRATYDRERPFTAWLYAIARYRLIDHLRRRRILVPIENLEDILVTEGFEAASSARLDVDRLLASLSPKQARAIRDTHIDGLSVAEAASGAQIGESDVKVSVHRGLKALAALIRSNP
- a CDS encoding MarR family winged helix-turn-helix transcriptional regulator; protein product: MREQRQDARPLTDADYRVLADLRHALRRFLCFSEQAAEDAGLTPQQHQALLAIRAAGDQGLTVGALAERLMLRPHSATGLANRLVQHGLVARQPAPQDRRQVVLALTDQANALLTSLSAIHRTELRRMRQELIALLETL
- a CDS encoding DUF1109 domain-containing protein — its product is MDTEQLIQSLTRDVPAVRRHAVSRRIALGLVGGGAITTVLVAVLLGIRPDLHLAMQGYSFWLKWIYTIALGISAVIGVARLARPDDGSFGWLWLAAAPVLLLVGVCAAELAATPMRHWPHMWLGHSWMVCSWTVLGLSLPIFIGLLWSFRWLAPTRLRAAGATAGLAAGALAAAIYCLHCPETSALFVLTWYTLGIVLTTALGALVGPKLLRW
- the bufA2 gene encoding BufA2 family periplasmic bufferin-type metallophore, with protein sequence MMTLSSGLSLAATAAAVALSGAATVAPAHAEGAQTVHCYGINACKGQSDCKTAHNDCKGMNDCKGQGFKMLTAAACEAQGGSLTAPK
- the uxaC gene encoding glucuronate isomerase, which produces MHEDRLFPAEPQIRAIAWRLYGEVARLPIISPHGHTDPRWFAQNEAWANPTELLLAPDHYLYRMLYSQGVSLEALGVPSRAGPSKADPREAWRLFAKHFYLFRGTPSSMWLNHVFATVFGIDVALNAKTADHYYDIINAALATPDFRPRALFDRFNIELLATTEGPTDTLEYHETIRSSGWQGRVVTAYRPDPVIDPEHEQFQGALARFAELTGEDVYDWNGYLRAHRKRRTDFIAVGATSTDHGHPTAATANLSPAEAEALFRKVTGGDFTAAEAELFRAQMLTEMARMSIDDGLVMQIHPGSFRNHNQWLFEAYGRDKGADIPTRTDYVRALKPLLDAFGNDTRLSVIVFTLDETSYSRELAPLAGHYPILKLGPAWWFHDSPEGMRRFREQTTETAGFYNTVGFNDDTRAFLSIPARHDVARRIDCAFLARLVAEHRLEEDEAAELAVDLAYNLPKRAYKLDEGL